One genomic segment of Chelonoidis abingdonii isolate Lonesome George chromosome 16, CheloAbing_2.0, whole genome shotgun sequence includes these proteins:
- the CALHM1 gene encoding calcium homeostasis modulator protein 1: MDKFRMIFQFLQSNQESFMNGICGIMALASAQMYSAFDFNCPCLPSYNLAYGLGILFVPPWVLFLLGFVMNNNVSVLAEEWKRPTGMRQKDPAVLRYMFCSMAQRAMIAPAVWISVTLLDGKCFMCAFSTSVPVERLGNRSYTGLSEKEMRRILARIPCEEIYNGQELVAREVAVRYLRCISQALGWSFVLLMTMLAFLVRALRPCFTQAAFLKSKYWSHYIDIERKLFDETCTEHAKTFAKVCIQQFFEAMNIQMGLGHTHSPEAAPSEVGEEKEKLLGITDQGTMNKLLKSWHKCKPPLCLHQELLQNRNGWVEENQHRNHISLPKREIVTYYSKV; this comes from the exons ATGGATAAGTTCCGAATGATCTTCCAGTTCCTCCAGTCCAATCAGGAATCTTTCATGAATGGCATCTGTGGGATCATGGCCCTGGCCAGCGCCCAGATGTACTCTGCCTTCGATTTCAACTGCCCTTGCCTGCCGAGTTACAACCTGGCATATGGCCTGGGCATCCTGTTCGTCCCCCCCTGGGTCTTGTTCCTTCTGGGCTTTGTGATGAACAACAATGTGTCCGTGCTGGCAGAGGAGTGGAAGAGGCCCACGGGCATGAGGCAGAAGGACCCGGCTGTCCTGCGCTACATGTTCTGCTCCATGGCCCAGCGGGCCATGATCGCACCCGCTGTCTGGATCTCCGTGACACTGCTGGATGGGAAGTGCTTCATGTGTGCATTCAGCACCTCGGTGCCAGTGGAGAGGCTGGGGAACAGGAGCTACACGGGCCTGTCGGAGAAGGAGATGAGGAGGATACTGGCCCGCATTCCCTGCGAAGAGATCTACAACGGGCAGGAGcttgtggccagggaggtggcGGTGAGATACCTGCGCTGCATCTCACAG gctctgggctggtccTTCGTGCTGCTGATGACCATGCTGGCTTTCCTTGTCAGGGCCCTCCGGCCCTGCTTCACTCAAGCAGCCTTCCTGAAGAGCAAGTATTGGTCCCACTACATAGACATTGAGCGCAAGCTGTTCGACGAGACCTGCACAGAGCATGCCAAGACCTTCGCCAAGGTCTGCATCCAGCAGTTCTTTGAGGCCATGAACATACAGATGGGCCTGGGGCACACCCACTCCCCTGAGGCCGCTCCCTCAGAAgtaggggaagagaaagagaagctaCTGGGCATTACAGACCAGGGGACTATGAACAAGCTCCTGAAGAGCTGGCACAAATGCAAGCCGCCTCtgtgcctccatcaggagctgttacAGAACAGGAATGGCTGGGTGGAGGAAAATCAGCATCGCAATCACATCAGTCTGCCCAAGAGGGAGATTGTCACCTACTATAGTAAAGTGTGA
- the CALHM3 gene encoding calcium homeostasis modulator protein 3 yields the protein MDRFRMIFQYFQSNSESVMNGICGLLALASVKMYTSFDFNCPCLPKYNMAYGLGIMCLPPMALFLCGLILNRQSLVMLEEWKRPTGGRKKDLAIIRYMCSSIMQRAMIAPVIWIIVTLLDGKCFVCAFSSSVDPEKFVGFANITPTQTQLLLSKVPCKDDELMKNNPARKAISRYLKCWSQGLGWSVLLILIVVAFLARSLRPCFNQAAFLQTRYWSNYIDIEQKIFDETCCEHARDFAHKCILHFFESMQQEIKLRRFNAPTEEADGGEGEEDHLLGITDQEQMNELLKSWYYSKPALDVSQATQRQQSAGRERLSMPWADSLSNRGNAPQKAKTSRQTDV from the exons ATGGATCGGTTCCGGATGATCTTCCAATACTTCCAGTCCAATTCTGAGTCGGTGATGAATGGGATCTGTGGGCTGCTAGCCCTGGCTAGCGTGAAGATGTATACTTCCTTTGACTTtaactgcccctgcctgcccaagTACAACATGGCTTACGGTTTGGGGATCATGTGTCTGCCCCCAATGGCCCTCTTTCTCTGTGGTCTCATTCTCAACAGACAGTCTCTGGTGATGCTGGAGGAGTGGAAAAGACCGACTGGAGGCAGAAAGAAGGATCTGGCCATCATCAG GTACATGTGCTCCTCCATCATGCAGCGAGCCATGATTGCTCCTGTCATCTGGATCATCGTCACCCTCCTCGATGGGAAATGCTTCGTCTGTGCTTTCAGCAGCTCCGttgaccctgaaaagtttgtgGGGTTTGCCAACATCACCCCTACCCAGACGCAGCTCTTGCTCTCCAAAGTGCCCTGCAAAGATGACGAGCTCATGAAGAACAACCCTGCCCGGAAGGCGATCTCCAGGTACCTGAAATGCTGGTCACAA GGCCTTGGCTGGAGTGTTTTGCTGATCCTTATCGTGGTAGCCTTCCTTGCCCGGTCGCTCAGACCCTGCTTTAATCAGGCTGCCTTCCTGCAGACGCGCTACTGGAGCAACTACATCGACATTGAGCAAAAGATCTTCGACGAAACCTGCTGCGAGCACGCCCGGGACTTCGCCCACAAGTGCATCCTCCACTTCTTCGAAAGCATGCAGCAGGAAATCAAACTGCGACGTTTCAATGCGCCCACGGAGGAGGCCGACGGCGGAGAAGGGGAAGAAGATCACCTGCTGGGAATCACAGACCAGGAACAGATGAATGAGCTCCTGAAATCATGGTACTACAGCAAGCCTGCCCTGGATGTGAGCCAGGCAACACAGCGGCAGCAGTCTGCGGGTAGGGAGAGACTATCCATGCCCTGGGCAGATAGCCTAAGTAACAGGGGGAATGCACCACAAAAGGCCAAAACCTCCAGACAAACCGATGTTTAA